AGCCTAACTTCCCCAATCCGCTCCCCGTCGGTCCCGCAACGGCAAGTCTCGGGACAGGAGGTGCAGCGGCGGCAGTCTCTTGCCGCAGATCCACCGCGACCGACCCCAAGAGACTGGGGCGTCGACACCTGGCGAGTGAAACAACGGGAAAAACCAGTTCCGGCAGGAGACGGCTTACCATGTGCGGGCGTTACACACTGATCACCCCGGAGAAGATCCTGGCGGAACGATTCGTTCTCGATCAGGTGCCTTCGTGGAGCCCCCGCTACAATCTCGGCCCGACCCAGGAGGGACTCATTGTCCGGCGCGAATCCACCGCATCCGGTCGCACGGCCACCCGGCTTCGCTGGGGGCTGATCCCACACTGGACCCACCGCGGTTCCCAACCTTCGATCCTGATCAATGCCCGCAGCGAAACCGCGGCCGACAAGCCCGCTTTTCGCGATCCGTTCCGGCACCGTCGTTGCCTCGTTCTGGCCGACGGCTTCATCGAGTGGTCGCGGCGCTCCGGCGAGAAAATGCCCTATCACTTTTCCATGAACGATGGCCGGCCGTTCGCCATGGCCGGTCTCTGGGATCGATGGCAGCCGGATCGCGACGCGGCTCCGGTCGAGACCTACGCCATCCTGACGACCTCGGCCAACGCCGTCGTGGAACCTTTTCACGACCGCATGCCGGCCATCCTCGACGGTGAAGCGTGCGAGGCCTGGCTCGACCCCTACCTGGTGGCGCCCACCCCGCTCACCCGGCTCCTCCACCCCTTCGCCAGCAGCGAGATCAGGGGCCGTCCGATCAACCCACGGGTCAACAGCATCCGACACGACGACCCGTCCTGCCTCGAGGCCCCACCGCCCCCGCCGAGACCCACCCGACCACCGGCCGCACAACTCGATCTCGGAATCTGAGCAATCCCGGGCTGCGTCCAGGCCACGGCGTGGGTCGAACCACAGGGCCGGTCACGAAACGCGGTCTCAGGCTTCGTCGCTCT
This window of the Opitutaceae bacterium genome carries:
- a CDS encoding SOS response-associated peptidase yields the protein MCGRYTLITPEKILAERFVLDQVPSWSPRYNLGPTQEGLIVRRESTASGRTATRLRWGLIPHWTHRGSQPSILINARSETAADKPAFRDPFRHRRCLVLADGFIEWSRRSGEKMPYHFSMNDGRPFAMAGLWDRWQPDRDAAPVETYAILTTSANAVVEPFHDRMPAILDGEACEAWLDPYLVAPTPLTRLLHPFASSEIRGRPINPRVNSIRHDDPSCLEAPPPPPRPTRPPAAQLDLGI